Sequence from the Zeugodacus cucurbitae isolate PBARC_wt_2022May chromosome 2, idZeuCucr1.2, whole genome shotgun sequence genome:
TTAGACCGAAATATTTTTGCTCGGGTGGCATTGTCGTGCTTTCTCATGGAATACGACAAATTTTTTGCACTTAGCCAACTCATAAGTAGTTATCTAGATTGCTTGCAACAGCTGCATCACTGCTAGCAAACCACTATCacgtttttgtagttttatctGATGCCTCACTACCGTTTTGTGCCTTGCCTTATCATTCGTTTTACGCCCGGTCCAGCATCAACCACTTGGCTATAAATGGCAAATAGAGCTTGGCACTTTGTTGGTAATTGTATAGCTATCGTTTTGCGGCTTTAGCTGCTGGTCGTATGAATGAGTGAGTGTAACTGTTGTTCACGGCCGTCATCAATTGGTTGTTgtggcgcctaaaagtatgcgcCAACATGAAGTACCGTGTCGCTTAGCCCGCAAGTAATCCAGTGCaatgcagacacacacacgcacataactACTTGTAACAGAGAGTTATAGAACAGTATAAAGTGTTATAATGTATTATACACCGAACGCCTGTACGGCGCTGATAACTCATTAATTTGGCAGCAGGTACACAGTGTAGCCTACTACTGCAAAATACTGACAACagctttgatttaaaatttactacaatGTCTGGTGGCAACAAGTAATTGTCCTTAATAGCATGAAGGACTCACCACCCACCAGTAACCAGTCGGTGATGGTGAACGTTAAGTAACGCAGTGGGACCAATTGCGTGACCACACCACCAACTGACAAACTCACAAACTTGTACTAGAACTAGAACTACTCGTCTTCACCGAGTGCAAGCGCTTCGCTCTTAATTTATTCATCAGCTCAGTCTTACCTTGAGCGGGAGCCATTGCCGCGCCAGTGGTTTTTGTACACTTGTTGCCACTTCGACCGGAAATGAGAATTTCCTGTTATACTCCGCAGAGAGATTGTTACCTTTTACTTGAAAATTTTGCACTCATTCAAGTGAATGACTTTGTGCGCATCGCACAAagcctacaaaaacaacaacagaatgCTACAATCTATCTTCTTATTTTCAACTGGCATTCAAAGTCTGTGTCACCTGTCAACTCTTTTTTCTTTGATTAAAAATTCGTGGAAGAAAAAATCGCTTTCACCAACAGCAACCGTTATCTCGCTGCCTACAAGTATATGAGttaacaaaacgactgcaggaagtAAGATGCTAAAGCAAATCACGTTAAAGCTTTGATTTCTCTCGAATGCAGTATTTTACGTTTTAATTTTCTACTGCTTTGCATTTTTCATCTACTCACTGCTCGCGTGCTTTGTACATTTTCTGCAGGCAGCCAAACAAGCTGGTTTTTAATGATTTCAAATTTGTTGCACTCACTCGCATTGTGCTTTTGCGAAAGTCATTCAAGCGTAcgtacccacacacacacacagagatctAAACAAGCATAACAGAAGAAATCGTCACCGTCGTTGCATCCACGGCTTTAAGGTTGCTGGAACTGCTCTCtcttttttcttatttgcttAATAAATCGATGAGCGCTGCAAGCCTGATGCTCACAAGCCTGTCAACATTAATCAAATGAatgattttactaattcttcttCTACTCGCTGCAACCATTTATAAAGCCGATGCACACTACAAGTGTTGGTGGTAGTGAATGACTCTGTAAGCTTTTAGTTCGCAATGTGTTTCCACAGAGATCTGCGACTTACTTGTGTTGGTGGTGGAGTCATATGTACTTAGCGGCAGATTTTCTTTGTCAAGCTCGGTTCATCCGGTTCACTTGAAAGCGTAAAAGATTTAAGAATTTTGAGTTGATTATTCTTAGACGATAGGTAAGAGACAAAAGCGGAATTGCTGAAGAGAATACATAACAATAACGAATGacaacacatttatttgaatcgtttcgcgaaaaagGTTTTACtgaagtggttatacaaaaagtgttcaaaaacataaaaataattgttttattttaaagcaaagtgaactatataaataagtaaagataagagagttatttaaaaaaaatttcatgggaaaagtgtttagtttatttataataacttaatttgtgcctatgggcaacatcctgtaactaacgaaccaggatacataggactttgaaatttttatcacttcatatttgagttaagactaagaTATATCtgtcataaaaaattgttagttccgcccattttaattcgggcatgaaagggttaagcaTAATAAAACAAACCAAGAGCGGAGGACTTCCGTAAGGAATCTTATGATGAAAACCATAAATGAATTTGAAAGGATAATTAGTAATTTCTCGAGCGTCGTAAAAAAGTCGTAATATAAACGGACTTTAGATTTGAGTGCGAAGTGTTATGGTGGGTCagtgttttatattaaataaaaaatggagtTTCTATGTGAACATaactaaaattgtttaaaaatatttaatgcaacatcaatatttagctattttttatgtaatacaATCCATCGAAATAGTTCTCAGCTCAACATCACTAACTTTTTGGCAACAAGTTACCGGATGTGAGTAGAAatatttacgaatatataacattttttatttgtaagaaAGCAGGGGAGCAGTGGGCGATAAAAATCACACTTGAAGAGTGCTATTCAAATAGAAATACATCACATGTTAGATCCGTGTTCAATCCACTCTAATTTATCAATAAACTCGTATCTATTCATTTGCTTGCCTTGCCTAAGCTATTTCAAGCATTTTCGTCACCAAATTACTCTAGAGCTAAATATAGAACAGAAATTGGTATTCTGAAGTATTTTAACGACACCAACCAATAAGTATGCATTCTCTCATTTATGGTTATGGCATACCTAGTCTCATAAGAGTGTATTAAATCAATTTGCTGATTAGTCAACTTGTTAGATTTTAATTAAGCAATAATTGAAAGATCTGTCAATGGATAAATTTAATTGCtgaaataaaattcgaaatgtTTAACAATTTATAAGTAGCGTGTGAGTAAGGAATGTGAATATTGATgtggtaattatttttattaaaaaaaaaaatatttttaaataatattattttcactgtcaactaaaaataaataaatatgccaaaaatatattataagtacttaaataaattgagacaaacaaaacaacacctactataagttttttttaactgatgaattaaaaatttccgTTAGACAAACAGATAACGGCGAACCCATTAATGAAGCGAAGTATTTTGTACTTACTTTTTTCGTTATCTATGCATCGAAATGGtgtgttaaatatttgaaatatctaGGATTGCGTTATTCACTTATGTAAATGTTTGTATCAAATTGAACTATAAATCAGATTTTAATAATTACTCGATTATGGTAATACCAAGCtttccaataaataaatatcttccGAAACTCAAATctgcttaaatatttaataaaataccaaTAAGAAACTTAAAACTCTTTTCCAGCATGAGATTTATTGCTTTTCGTTTTCATAGTGCGCTCTTTATCCTCCGAATTGCAATGAGATCGGATGCGCTTCTTCGGACCCAAAtaggaaaatatgaatttatttattatgacgAACTTATTTAGAATTAAACAAATACGCTATAACCTAttgattttcaactttaaaagaatatttttgaGTTTCTATAATGATTTTCTGAAAATGCAGAGATATCGAAATTTATGGAACATGTGGCGATTTATAGTATAAATATTCAGTAATTACCTTTAAAAATAAGATATACCTAATACATCACTCAGCTGGGTATTGGAGCAGACCAATTTTATTGAGGGGAGGAAGCCGAGTATCAAGCTCCAATAAGTTTCGAAGCAATGTCTTATAAAGTTTATTGCGGATTACTCCTCTTTAAAGAAATGTATGTGTCCctaaattttatgatttaagaTCAATACGAAACATTTTACTGCCCTGGATACGattctttgtgtttttcgcTATTACCTAGTGAGCGATAATTTGTTGCGAACTCTCATCATTATCTAACGAAGATTGACATATCTATAAATGAGGCGTAATAATCATTGGTAGACGAGTTGATGGTACTCGTGAAAAAGACGCATTGCGTAGTAAAACGCAAAAGAGCTATTATATTATAAAGCTAtacgttgaaaattactatttgTTAAGTTAATAACCTGACAATTTTTACTTTACTACGACTTGATCTTAATTCAGAGTTTTTGGaactttttcatacatttttaaatagtaCGTAGATTAGCTGTTTATTTAGCTCAGTTTAAACcaatatttgcaaattaaatagCTAAGCAACTTTTATTTGTAAACATACAACAGCTGTTATATCAAATGGCTTCGCACTAACGTAACTAATTTCGAAATAAACTATACCAACGATACGTACACGCTTTTGTCGCGTGTTCTCACTGGCTTAATTAACTCAAAACAAAAACCGTTAAAATCGTCAAGCCACTAATCGATCGGTTTTAAATCTGTATCTATGTAAATCCATAGGATCCATCGTAAATAATGGGctgattttattaatatgtgtAAATATCACACACTGACCCCGTCGGAAATTTGCTATCTTGACGTAATGAGGCGGTAGCGTAGCTACCAGCAGGGCCACCCATGCCGGTAACCGTGATGGTGAATATCGAAGCTAAAAGCAATCCACAACGTATCAGCGTCTGTTGCCATAACTACGGCTCAGAGCGGGCGTCTGTACTTATATCAAGTGGTTCGCTTTATAAATGTGTAAGCATGGAAAACATTAAACCCTTCAGAAGGCAAGGGGACACCACTGAAGTATACTTCCAAGCATATCATATGACAATGataatacaataacaactgTGGCCCTCAGTCTTCGGCAAATCGAGGGTGCTAAGAATCCCCGGaggtaaaacaaaacaaactttAAACATCAGAAGAAGAAGACCAGTATAAACATTACATTTTGGATGCGTAAACATAAGTAATTTGAAAAAAGATTTCAACTTCATACTGTTTACGTCAGATCTATGAAACACAATAttttctctttgtttgattatgGTAGATTAAGGTAGATCGGTAGTAACCGGAAAACGGTGCATGTTGTGGCACTGTAAGTTTCTTACAATAGTTGattatagagttatataaatatacatatattttattaatctgAATAACACCATTACGTGGGCTTGGCTTagtaatacaaaattattttatttagaaaactaaacaaatttaaacgttgtaacgggtgatttttttgaggttaggattttcatgcattagtatttgacgtgggatttcagacatggtgtcaaagagaaatatgctcagtatgctttgacatttcatcatgaatagacttactaacgagcaacgcttgcaaatcattgaattttattaccaaaatcagtgttcggttcgaaatgtgtttcgcgctttacgtccgatttatggtctacataatcgaccaagtgagcaaacaattaatgcgattgtgaccaagtttcgcactcagtttactttattggacattaaaccaaccacacgaatgcgtacagtgcgtacagaagagaatattgcgtctgtttctgagagtgtggctgaagaccgtgaaatgtcgattcgtcgccgttcgcagcaattgggtttgtgttattcgaccacatggaagattttacgcaaagatcttggtgtaaaaccgtataaaatacagctcgtgcaagaactgaagccgaacgatctgccacaacgtcgaatttttggccattttgagggaaaacttcggagaacaattcatctcaagaaatggacccgtaagttggccaccaagatcatgcgatttaacgcctttagactattttttgtggggctacgtcaagtctaaagtctacagaaataagccagcaactattccagctttggaagacaacatttccgaagaaattcgggctattccggccgaaatgctcgaaaaagttgcccaaaattggactttccgaatggaccacctaagacgcagccgcggtcaacatttaaatgaaattatcttcaaaaagtaaatgtcatgaaccaatctaacgtttcaaataaagaaccgatgagattttgcaaattttatgcgtttttttttttttaaaagttatcaagctcttaaaaaatcaccctttataaaacgATTGACaagttatttttatcaaaatgacgagacgagttgaaatcggGATGTTGGCCCATTaccatgcctacaaaatggcgttaAGTGAAAACCACATAATACTATAACTAAGCCTCATAATAAGCTATGAATGTAAAGCAGTTTGGTACAATGGCATGTATCTTATAAACTACGAGTGCTATAATAACCAAATTCACGGATGGTCTGTGCCGAGAACACAAAACTTTGACAGTTGCCTCTATCCTTTGTGAAGCCAGTTGTACATCATAAGTGCAGACAGACACTTAGTCCTTCCATTGAATGCGCGGGCGCCCTTGCTTCCCTTTTCAACCCATGAGTCCCGAATCGAAGGAGCTTTCCACATCGTCTTCCATTACTAATTGGCCTAACCAGCGCCTTAGCCATTCTATGATTTAGTTATTTTAGAGAGCAGCAAAAGGGAgatctaaaaaaaaacttcaataaGTAATATGTAAGATTCTAGAAAAACTACAGTTCATTGATTGTCTATTTGAATTCATCTTAGGTGTCCAATAGTTTTTATTTAGGAAACAAATAATAGTTTGACAGGttagtaatattattattaaatacacaTTTCATACAATTTACTGCGTTTATTTGGGATTgcaaatttatgttatttattctacaatttttttacgGTTTCTGTAATCCAAGATCTCAACGATAAAATGTCGCTAAACACGGCTGGCTTGCCGTTGTTGCCACAACCACCCCAAGAAACCAAACCAACCAATCTATTTTTGGAGATAACAGGACTTCCCGCTCGCCCGACACAAGCATTTTCTTCTTTCACCAGACCGCATACCATCGTACTGAACACTTCTTCTTCGCTGTATACGTATTTTCCCGAAGCACATTCTTGGTAGTTTATTATGCTCACAGGTACCTGCAGTAAATTTGCGTTTACGACCACACCGCTGGAACCGCTTTTACGTGGTTTACTCGCCATTTTTACATAACGGGTTTTCACTGATTGCGCCAACTTCAAAACGGCGACATCATTTTCCATTGTAACGAAATCGAAATCTGACTTGAATGAGTGTGCTTTAGTTTTGAAGATTTGAGTGCCGTTATTTATAGCAACGACCAATTGATCGGCATCGTAGAAAGCCAAGCACTGCGCCGATGTGAGAACTGTATTCTTGTTAATTAGAACGCCACTACAGAGAGAGTTGTCGGATATTTGAACTGAAACGACATAAGAATCTGCGGGAATGGAGGCAACATTTGCGCTGGTAGCGGCCACTAGCAGTAATAAGGCGAATGAAAACATCTTGAGAAATATGGCGATATATTAGTTTTACGGTTCGTGCGTTTAGCTTGAAGTAAAGCTGTCAACTACGCTCAAGTCACATTCACGcattattttatactctcaaaaCCGGTGTCGGTTATTATCAATTCTGTAGTGaacagtttatttaaatatttacagttaaatgctagacaaaatatttatttttagttttgtgtATTTCGGTAATTGGTGGAAATTTTTGCAGAAATTTAACTTGCACAACTTCCCTGCAAGACGGAGGTAACAAACTGCACAAACACAATCAAACTTTTTTTCAGCTGTTTACACATACAATTACAACacttacatttgtttacaattagaattgaattggagAAAGCTTTAGTTAGAAcgagaaaaaatattgccactgtaagcatattgatataataacatGCTAAAAGAAGacatatattacattaaaaaaaaaagaaaaactgaaattgaagcGGCAATTtggccattttataaaaaatttgggcTTGAAGAGGTAAGGTTactttttggttaaattttattgttaatattaattgatttgttttttatagaggagatatataaaagaattaattttaaaaggtaagtgtgatttgtgtttatctaataatttgtgtgtttttactaataaattttaataaaattgcaggCAAAATCAAAGCAAAGACAACGACCGGAACTTCATTTTatacaaaagaaaatgtaagttattttaatattatcataattaattgtgattggcgttgcaaccgtttagccggttatagccgaatcgacgatagtgcgccatctctctctctccttcgcagttcggcgccagttggagatcccaagtgtaaccaggtcgctctccacctggtccctccaacggagtggaggccttccccttcctcggcttcctccggcgggtactgcatcgaacactttcagggctggagtgttttcgtccattcggacaacatgacctagccagcgtagccgctgtctttttattcgctgaactatgtcaatgtcgtcgtataactcgtacagctcatcgttccatcgtctgcggtattcgccgttgccaatgttcttaggaccataaatcttgcgcaaaattttcctctcgaaaactcctagtgtcgtctcatctgatgttgacatcgtccaagcttctgcaccgtagagcaggacgggaatgataagcgacttgtagagcttgattttggttcgtcgagagaggactttactgttcaattgcctactcagtccaaagtagcacctgttggcaagagttattctgcgctggatttccaggctgacattgttcgtattgttgatgctggttcccaggtatacgaaattatctacgacctcgaagttatgactgtcaacagtgacgtgggagccaaggcgcgaatgcgccgactgtttgtttgatgacaggagatatttcgtcttgtcctcattcacctccagacccattcgcttcgcctccttatccatgcggaaaaagcagaacaaacggcgcggttgttgcttccgatgatatcaatatcatcggcgtacgccaggttctcggtttagctctgcagctcttataattttttccagcatcaggttaaagaagtcgcacgatagtgagtcaccttgtctaaaacctcgtttggtatcgaacggctcggagaggtccttcccaatcatgacggagcttttggtgttgctcaacgtcaatttacacagccgtattagttttgcggggataccaaattcagacatcgcggcgtaaagacaactccttttcgtgctgtcgaaagcagctttgaaatcgacaaaaaggtggtgtgtgtcgatcctcttttcacgagtcttctccaagatttggcgcatggtgaatatctggtcagttgtcgattttccaggtctaaagccacactgataaggtccaatcagttcgttgacggtgggctttagtctttcacacagtacgctcgatagaaccttgtatgcgatatttaggaggctgatcccacggtaattggcgcagattgtgggatctccctttttatggattgggcagagcacactgagattccaatcgtcaggcatgctttcttccgaccatattctgcaaagaagctgatgcatgcaccttatcagttcttcgccgccgtatttgaatagttctgccggtaatctatcggcccccgctgctttgttgttcttcaagcgggtaattgctattcgaatttcttcatggtcgggtaatggaacatctgttccatcgtcatcgattgggggatcgggttcgccatctcctggtgttgtactctcactgccattcagcaggtcggagaagtgttccctccataatcccagtatgccctggacatcggttaccagattaccaccttggtctctacatgaggatgctccggtcttgaaaccttcgttaagtcgcttcattttttcataaaattttcgagcattccctctgtctgccagcttctcaagctcttcgtactcacgcatttcggcctctttcttttttttgtctgcagatgcgtctcgcttccctcttcagctctcggtatctatcccattccgcacgtgttgtggtcgtttgcaacgttgcgcggtaggcagtctgttttctctccgctgcgagacggcactcctcatcgtaccagcttgctttttgtcgttgccgaaaaccaattgtttcggctgcagcggtacgcagtgagtttgagatgccgttccacagttcccttataccgagatgctgatgagtgctctcagagagcaggagtgcaagtcgagtagagtatttcgtggctgtctgttgcgattgcagcttttcgacgtcgaaccttccttgtgtttgttgacgggcattctttgctgcacagaggcgggtgcgtatcttcgctgcgaccagataatggtccgagtctatatttggtcctcggagcgtacgcacgtctaaaacacaggagacatgtcttccgtctatcacaacgtgatcgatttggttccgcgtgtttcgatcaggagacagccaagtagcttgatgtattttcttatgctggaatctggtactacagacgaccatatttcgggccccagcgaagtcgatcagcctcaggccgtttggcgatgtttcgtcatggaggctgaattttccgactgttgtgccaaagacaccttctttacccaccctggcgttaaaatcaccaagcacgacttttacatcgtggcgggggcagcgctcataggtgcgttctaggcgctcatagaaagcatctttggtcacatcgtccttctcttccgttggggcgtgggcgcaaatcagcgatatgttgaagaacctcgccttgatgcggattgtggcaagacgttcatccaccggggtgaatgccaggactctgcgacggagcctctctcccaccacaCATCCAataccaaatttgcgctcctttatatggccgctgtagtagatgtcacaaggacccaccttcttccgtccttgtcccgtccatcgcacttcttggatggcggtgatgtcagccttgagtcgtatgaggacatcaaccagctgggcagaggcaccttcccaattaagggtccggacattccaggtgcatgcccttatatcattatccttaaaacgtttgcaggggtcgtcatcaaaaggggggtgtctcatccgaggctttcgtagatttttcattggggggtgtttttatgtggtgggtcccaaaccctacgcacaaccgcataagcgggcttcgccttcccactttagctcgccttcaaacggatgtctgttggctacccagaggatacttggtctaaaaccggaagtcgtgagctgcttgaaccatgtggagaagaatcgtttctggccactcccaagtgaatgacaatcaaaaactttcctcacttgcgtgaacttctacacatggtcCCATCCTCCATAATTAATTAGCTTTATATATAAAGTGTGTAggtaaaaagcgaaaaaaagaaatgaattgGATATACAAGCGGTTGGTACTCAACTCATTTGAATATGTGCGTTTGAATGTCAGCATATCTGCTCGTTTGCAGAATGCCGAACATATTAACCTCAAtggttaaatataaaatgataatatgcaaaaattcaagtgctaaattaaataatcataatattaaaagaaaagtgctaaatataagaagaacaagtaaggaaaggctaagttggggtgcaaccgaacattttatactctcgcaatttatttagaaatttacctatattttcgcttCCCTGTagataaagtatattttttttgaaatctctTCTGAAAGTGTGTAAATCCCAATGTCCTTCCGTGCTGTGAATAAATGTtgcaagtattattttttacttaagtttcttttttatttttttgtatttgtgcggTTTTGCCAATCTATAATATAATCTGATATTGCGAATAGTAGCGTGTACGAAGTTTTATTTGGGCATcaagatttcaattcaaattatcgcatGACCGAATGGTCAGTCGGATGACCATTGCggctaaaatttgaaatataatctaTACCATCTTTTAAGTTGAACCAAAACAGTCGTGTGCCTTCATATCATAATTGATATTTATGGTTACAATTGatagttatatttaataacattttatactaatattttcgtttatgcaatataatacaataatccACATAATCTATTAAGCATATTATGTAGATAATTTATTATGTAGATATTATGGAGATAAttaattgcatatataaatcagctaatacttttcttattttccaggcaacaatatatatattatatttgttcctGCTATTCCTGCAAGGACCACAGGACGACAGGGCTTTATTTCGCCAACAatgttaaaatacatacatatatgtagattaagaataaaataagattatatatcatttgaattgttaaattagaacataaattgcataattataataatttatatataaatataattttaatgttaataacttgcaaatgtaaaaaattaataatagctTAAACTGTTTAAGTTTATAAGATTGTACTATCtacatatttgattttgtaatgattgaaaatgtaataaaataaattaaaaaacaaaaaaaaaaatgaattgtttttaCCTGTTAGCGGaaagatataacaaatataGGTAACAAACTGCTAACCAAAACAATGACCCGTTCGGTAACAAATACATCTGTTCTGAATAACATAGGGGTAACATAGGTGCTAACATATGCTTCAGCAGAggtaacatatatataacatgccaaacatgaaaatatatgatGCCATTAACAGACGGTAAGTTGTCAAAACTTGACCAATAGGAGGCAAGTATAAGTGTTATCGTAGAACGGGACCACTTATGCAAAATGTAATTGGATAGAGTGAGAAGACCATTGAACGAGTTGGGGCATAGTGTTACTTCTTTCCCACGCTTCGAACAAAAGTAacagacaaattaatttttgctaatgTTTAGAGTAACACAGCTGTAACATGTTAGCTGAAAAATACCCGTCTTGCAGGGTTGTTTATAATTTCGGCAAGGCGTCAGACCTCGTTTTGTGAGCAGTCTTTAGGAAAGCAAAGCTATTGTTGAGCCAAAGCTGGGAAACCGTATTTTCTATTATGACCCGCATAATAAATGTGAAGACTTCCTACAAAACCCCAGTTGTTCTCCGGATCTGTAATATTGGCTCTTATGTACAAAAAAGGAAAGCCATAGAGTGGAACTTCAATAAGCTAA
This genomic interval carries:
- the LOC128924112 gene encoding trypsin-like, producing MFSFALLLLVAATSANVASIPADSYVVSVQISDNSLCSGVLINKNTVLTSAQCLAFYDADQLVVAINNGTQIFKTKAHSFKSDFDFVTMENDVAVLKLAQSVKTRYVKMASKPRKSGSSGVVVNANLLQVPVSIINYQECASGKYVYSEEEVFSTMVCGLVKEENACVGRAGSPVISKNRLVGLVSWGGCGNNGKPAVFSDILSLRSWITETVKKL